In one Nicotiana sylvestris chromosome 8, ASM39365v2, whole genome shotgun sequence genomic region, the following are encoded:
- the LOC104226391 gene encoding photosystem I reaction center subunit V, chloroplastic-like: protein MASTLFSAPTFQGLRPLNKPTDSCVILNNKANSYKPMKKRCNLGVKAELNTSLVISLSTGLSLFLGRFVFFNFQRENVAKQGLPKQNGISHFEAGDSRAKEYVSLLKSNDPVGFNIVDVLAWGSIGHIVAYYILATSSNGYDPKFFG, encoded by the coding sequence ATGGCTTCTACTTTGTTCTCTGCACCAACATTTCAAGGTCTAAGACCTCTTAACAAACCAACTGATTCTTGTGTTATTCTCAACAATAAGGCCAATTCCTACAAACCCATGAAGAAAAGATGCAATCTTGGTGTTAAAGCTGAGCTCAACACATCTCTTGTTATTAGCTTGAGCACAGGACTATCACTTTTCTTGGGAAGAtttgttttcttcaatttccaaaGAGAGAATGTGGCCAAACAAGGGTTGCCTAAGCAAAATGGAATTAGCCATTTTGAAGCTGGTGATTCCAGAGCCAAAGAATATGTTAGTTTGCTAAAATCTAATGATCCTGTTGGTTTCAACATTGTTGATGTTCTTGCTTGGGGCTCAATTGGTCATATTGTTGCTTATTATATTCTTGCCACTTCTAGCAATGGATATGATCCTAAGTTCTTTGGTTGA
- the LOC104226392 gene encoding photosystem I reaction center subunit V, chloroplastic-like: MASALFSAPTFQGLRPLNKPTDTCLFLNNKVTSYKPMKKRCNLGVKSELNTSLVISLSTGLSLFLGRFVFFNFQRENVAKQGLPEQNGVSHFEAGDSRAKEYVSLLKSNDPVGFNIVDVLAWGSIGHIVAYYILATSSNGYDPKFFG, encoded by the coding sequence ATGGCTTCTGCTTTGTTCTCTGCACCAACATTCCAAGGTCTTAGACCCCTCAACAAACCAACTGACACTTGTCTTTTCCTCAACAATAAGGTCACTTCCTACAAACCAATGAAGAAAAGATGCAATCTTGGTGTGAAATCTGAGCTCAACACATCACTTGTTATCAGCCTGAGCACAGGACTATCACTTTTCTTGGGAAGatttgttttcttcaattttcagaGAGAGAATGTGGCCAAACAAGGGCTGCCTGAGCAAAATGGAGTGAGCCATTTTGAAGCTGGTGATTCTAGAGCCAAAGAATATGTTAGTTTGCTAAAATCTAATGATCCTGTTGGTTTCAACATTGTTGATGTTCTTGCTTGGGGCTCAATTGGTCATATTGTTGCTTATTATATTCTTGCCACATCTAGTAATGGATATGATCCTAAGTTCTTTGGTTGA
- the LOC104226390 gene encoding WPP domain-interacting protein 1: protein MTTLQDLDDPDRNKVENNGSGIVEINTPISNEVKGKGVDSPPHVKSSPITKGFGLKKWRRIRRESHKDGDSNTDSGKLLKRGLSNAAANSIKPVHLSAGAIQNSEGSVSSTNALLRSPGVLVDAFGVIGDAGLADRPLIFGATDSENSEDQSSRSSTAASAPKARYKSPVVYGYVPDKNGQMSLSGKSVSSLTQKSHQGKGRAETSKKPRGERVKIEKENSLSSMESDSQSSNFLCMQSNNHVTINGIKDGMSVNNGQFNDEAVARERPVNEEFQIYLDGRNGKNSETQEDLAAESPWDVKEERSENQGLSADHDPLLESIFTLQAAQDKLEREIQKFKDIGIPSDFDSDDNPGLSTFQQSESRNGVQHSFNSLESEVVSLKQNVILLQNKLNEEAYLLKLKEARVTELEAILSSNSKKKEKKTGNDLHESSEDIERDLEGLFMQNFEAEIEYLVISRTIQTLRAAAIDQVTLLEEQKILATEQAQMVKKLGDSETKTAMLKSQAESLANYCDDVASTNKTRALQKGVCKYSSYFLIQLVLLVIVFGLYVLQMSPDAVEVVPT, encoded by the exons ATGACCACACTTCAAGATTTGGATGATCCTGATCGAAACAAGGTTGAAAACAATGGGTCTGGTATTGTTGAGATTAATACCCCTATTTCGAATGAAGTTAAAGGTAAGGGAGTGGATTCACCTCCCCATGTGAAATCCTCACCGATAACTAAAGGGTTTGGCTTGAAGAAATGGAGAAGGATCAGGAGGGAATCGCACAAGGATGGGGATAGTAACACAGACAGTGGTAAGTTGTTGAAGCGTGGTTTGTCGAACGCCGCTGCAAATTCCATAAAACCTGTGCATTTGTCTGCTGGAGCAATCCAAAATAGTGAGGGATCCGTTTCTTCAACAAATGCACTATTGAGGAGCCCTGGTGTTCTAGTTGATGCCTTTGGTGTAATTGGTGATGCTGGGCTGGCTGATCGGCCTCTAATTTTTGGTGCCACGGACTCAGAGAACAGTGAGGATCAGAGTAGTAGGTCTTCGACTGCAGCCAGTGCTCCAAAAGCAAGGTACAAATCACCTGTGGTCTATGGTTATGTGCCTGATAAGAATGGCCAGATGAGTCTGAGTGGGAAGAGTGTGAGTTCTTTAACTCAAAAGTCTCATCAAGGAAAGGGTCGGGCTGAAACTAGTAAAAAGCCTAGAGGAGAAAGGGTCAAAATCGAGAAGGAAAACTCTCTTTCCAGCATGGAGTCTGACTCACAGAGCTCCAATTTTCTCTGTATGCAGAGTAATAATCATGTAACAATTAATGGTATTAAAGATGGAATGTCAGTGAATAATGGACAATTCAATGATGAAGCTGTTGCCAGAGAACGGCCAGTCAATGAGGAATTTCAGATTTATCTAGATGGAAGAAATGGTAAGAATTCTGAAACTCAAGAAGATCTAGCTGCTGAATCACCCTGGGATGTTAAAGAAGAGAGGAGTGAGAACCAGGGGCTGTCCGCAGATCATGATCCTCTGCTGGAGTCTATCTTCACCCTTCAAGCTGCTCAGGACAAACTTGAAAGAG aaattcagaaattcaAAGATATTGGCATACCTTCAGATTTCGATTCAGATGACAATCCTGGACTGAGCACATTTCAGCAGTCAGAATCCAGGAATGGTGTGCAACATTCATTTAACTCATTGGAGTCTGAAGTGGTTAGCTTAAAGCAGAATGTCATACTGTTGCAAAACAAGCTTAATGAGGAAGCATATTTGCTTAAGTTAAAGGAAGCCAGAGTTACTGAACTGGAAGCCATCTTAAGTAGTAactcaaagaagaaagaaaagaaaacaggaAATGATTTGCACGAGAGTTCTGAGGACATTGAGAGAGATCTTGAAGGCCTCTTTATGCAGAACTTTGAAGCTGAAATCGAGTATCTGGTAATATCGAGAACAATCCAAACGTTGAGAGCTGCAGCAATTGATCAAGTTACCCTCTTGGAAGAACAGAAGATATTAGCTACAGAACAAGCACAGATGGTGAAGAAGCTTGGTGATTCAGAAACGAAGACTGCAATGCTCAAGTCACAGGCTGAAAGTTTAGCAAATTACTGTGATGATGTGGCCAGCACTAATAAAACACGAGCGCTGCAGAAGGGAGTCTGCAAGTATAGTTCCTATTTTTTGATACAGTTGGTATTGCTGGTTATCGTCTTTGGACTGTATGTTTTGCAGATGTCACCTGATGCTGTTGAAGTTGTACCGACATAA